The Zavarzinia compransoris genome includes a window with the following:
- a CDS encoding MarR family winged helix-turn-helix transcriptional regulator codes for MAFVSDLTAHTGYWMRMVSNAVSQDFASRLGAEGVTVAEWCVLRALYDEAAVAPSALAEKMGLTRGAISKLADRLQAKGLAERGDHPGDRRGQRLFLSAAGRAKVPVLAAIADRNDADYFGALDPAERESLDRMLKALVDRQRLTRIPLD; via the coding sequence ATGGCTTTCGTCTCGGATCTAACCGCGCATACGGGTTATTGGATGCGCATGGTCTCCAATGCGGTATCGCAGGATTTCGCCAGCAGGCTGGGCGCCGAGGGCGTAACCGTGGCGGAATGGTGTGTCCTGCGCGCCCTCTACGACGAGGCGGCCGTCGCCCCCTCCGCCCTGGCGGAGAAGATGGGCCTGACCCGGGGGGCGATCAGCAAGCTGGCCGACCGGTTGCAGGCCAAGGGCCTGGCGGAGCGGGGGGATCATCCGGGGGACCGGCGGGGCCAGCGTCTGTTCCTGTCCGCGGCGGGGCGGGCCAAGGTGCCTGTCCTTGCCGCCATCGCCGATCGGAATGATGCGGATTATTTCGGCGCCCTGGACCCGGCGGAGCGGGAGAGCCTGGACCGGATGCTGAAGGCCCTGGTGGATCGGCAGCGCCTGACGCGGATCCCCCTCGACTGA
- a CDS encoding sulfite exporter TauE/SafE family protein: MQIYLPIAELSVDVFLLLGLGGAVGFLSGLFGVGGGFLITPLLIFIGVPAPVAVGTGAQQVVATSVSGVIAHWRRSNVDVPMGLVLTAGGLVGSGLGSWAFAALRKAGTVDVVIAIAYVLFLGSIGSLMFIESAGALWKQRRGTVRRRKLHQHNWVHGLPFKMRFRKSRLYISALMPLAVGFCIGVLSAIMGVGGGFILVPAMIYLLGMPTQVVIGTSLFQVIFVTAFVTFLQAWANQSVDILLAMLLLFGSVIGAQFGTRVSLRLKGEQLRVLLSLLVLAVGIRLAVDLLVTPAELYSLTLIGARL; this comes from the coding sequence ATGCAGATCTACCTGCCCATAGCCGAGCTTTCGGTCGATGTCTTCCTCCTGCTTGGGCTTGGCGGCGCAGTCGGTTTCCTGTCCGGCCTGTTCGGGGTCGGCGGCGGCTTCCTGATCACGCCCCTGCTGATCTTCATCGGCGTGCCGGCCCCGGTCGCGGTCGGCACCGGGGCGCAGCAGGTGGTGGCGACCTCGGTTTCCGGCGTCATCGCCCATTGGCGGCGCAGCAATGTCGATGTCCCCATGGGCCTCGTGCTGACCGCCGGCGGCCTGGTCGGGTCCGGCCTCGGGTCCTGGGCCTTTGCCGCCCTGCGCAAGGCGGGCACGGTCGATGTCGTCATCGCCATCGCCTATGTGCTGTTCCTCGGCTCCATCGGTTCCCTGATGTTCATCGAGAGCGCGGGCGCGCTCTGGAAGCAGCGGCGCGGCACGGTCCGGCGCCGCAAGCTGCACCAGCACAATTGGGTGCACGGCCTGCCGTTCAAGATGCGCTTCCGGAAATCGCGGCTCTATATCAGTGCCCTGATGCCGCTCGCGGTCGGTTTCTGCATCGGCGTGCTCTCCGCCATCATGGGCGTCGGCGGCGGCTTCATCCTGGTCCCGGCCATGATCTACCTGCTCGGCATGCCTACCCAGGTGGTGATCGGAACCTCGCTGTTCCAGGTCATTTTCGTTACCGCCTTCGTTACCTTCCTGCAGGCCTGGGCCAACCAGTCGGTCGATATCCTGCTCGCCATGCTGCTGCTGTTCGGTTCCGTGATCGGGGCGCAGTTCGGCACCAGGGTCTCGCTGCGCCTGAAGGGCGAGCAATTGCGCGTGCTGCTCAGCCTGCTCGTGCTCGCGGTCGGGATCCGGCTGGCGGTCGATCTTCTCGTCACCCCGGCCGAACTCTATTCCCTCACCCTGATCGGGGCCCGGCTGTGA
- a CDS encoding alpha/beta hydrolase, which produces MSGWLRLLRKIEAVVVRWLVRLPEKALVFLAGRRPIRIGGRTLDTRVQFILRLISREPAMESLPAPRARQQYNRLCAVVGGKPRPMARIDRLVIPGPARPLSARLYVPEGVGPGAPLLVFFHGGGFVVGDLDDYEVPCRLLADEARCLVLSAEYRLAPEHVFPAQSEDAEAVWRWVGENAAVLGADPARIAVGGDSAGGHIAAVISLLGERLGVPAPRHQLLIYPSVDMTRPWRSLETYGRGFLLTRPMIDHFMASVLPPGSDTSNPRITPLGADSHAGLPGATLVLAGFDPLQDQGQAYGEALAAAQVPVNVLMYESLIHGFIAFPGTVPAADRAMREMAASLRRGLAAA; this is translated from the coding sequence ATGAGCGGCTGGTTGCGCCTGTTACGCAAGATCGAGGCTGTCGTCGTCCGCTGGCTGGTCCGGCTGCCGGAGAAAGCCCTGGTCTTTCTTGCCGGGCGCCGCCCGATCCGGATCGGGGGGCGGACGCTGGACACCAGGGTCCAGTTCATCCTGCGCCTGATCTCGCGCGAGCCGGCGATGGAATCCCTGCCGGCGCCGCGGGCCCGGCAGCAATACAACCGGCTTTGCGCCGTCGTCGGCGGCAAGCCCCGGCCGATGGCGCGGATCGACCGGCTGGTCATCCCGGGGCCGGCGCGGCCCCTGTCCGCCCGGCTTTATGTCCCCGAAGGGGTGGGGCCGGGGGCGCCGCTGCTGGTGTTCTTCCATGGCGGGGGCTTCGTCGTCGGTGACCTCGACGATTACGAGGTGCCTTGCCGCCTGCTGGCGGACGAGGCCCGCTGCCTCGTCCTGTCGGCCGAATACCGGCTGGCGCCCGAGCATGTCTTCCCGGCGCAGAGCGAGGATGCGGAAGCGGTCTGGCGCTGGGTCGGGGAGAATGCGGCGGTGCTCGGCGCCGATCCCGCGCGCATCGCCGTCGGCGGCGACAGCGCGGGCGGCCATATCGCCGCGGTGATCTCGCTGCTGGGCGAGCGCCTGGGCGTGCCGGCGCCGCGCCACCAATTGCTGATCTATCCGAGTGTGGACATGACCCGGCCCTGGCGCTCGCTTGAGACCTATGGCCGGGGCTTCCTGCTGACCCGGCCGATGATCGACCATTTCATGGCCAGCGTCCTGCCGCCGGGGAGCGATACCTCGAACCCGCGGATCACGCCGCTCGGCGCCGACAGCCACGCCGGCCTGCCGGGGGCGACTTTGGTGCTGGCCGGCTTCGATCCCTTGCAGGACCAGGGCCAGGCCTATGGCGAGGCACTGGCGGCGGCCCAGGTGCCGGTCAATGTCCTGATGTATGAAAGCCTGATCCACGGCTTCATCGCGTTCCCCGGCACGGTGCCCGCCGCCGACCGGGCGATGCGCGAGATGGCGGCCTCGCTGCGGCGCGGGCTGGCGGCCGCTTAA
- a CDS encoding alpha/beta hydrolase produces the protein MSIRRVIEKILVSILVRLPRSWLVKMAGGRPVMIEGKTLDPQLQFLLALAAKRPAIETLPVSGARQLYRDMAYTFGGGARGMARVEERRAPGPYGDIPLRLYVPNDLPPGPAPTLVYFHGGGFVIGDLESYDRVCRYLADAARCQVLSVDYRLAPEHRFPVAIEDCLAVWRHVTADPGDYGADPARIGVGGDSAGGHLSAVVSQQAKAAGLPLPRHQLLIYPVTDVSREWASHETYAEGFLLTKAAMHWFMGHFLPDDADRTDARVSPLKADSMDGLPAATVIIAGFDPLQDEGRAYAAALAGAGVAVKVLEFDTLTHGFVSLPGVVGSADRALQEISSAIRANLVN, from the coding sequence ATGTCCATTCGCCGGGTCATCGAGAAGATCCTGGTCTCCATTCTCGTGCGCCTGCCCCGCTCGTGGCTGGTGAAGATGGCGGGCGGCCGGCCGGTCATGATCGAGGGCAAGACCCTGGATCCCCAGCTCCAGTTCCTGCTGGCGCTGGCCGCGAAGCGCCCGGCGATCGAGACGCTGCCGGTCAGCGGCGCCCGCCAGCTTTACCGCGACATGGCCTATACTTTCGGCGGCGGCGCCCGGGGCATGGCCCGCGTCGAGGAACGGCGCGCCCCCGGCCCCTATGGCGATATCCCGCTCCGCCTCTACGTCCCGAACGACCTGCCGCCGGGGCCGGCGCCGACCCTGGTCTATTTCCATGGCGGCGGCTTCGTCATCGGCGATCTCGAATCCTATGACCGCGTCTGCCGCTATCTGGCCGATGCCGCCCGCTGCCAGGTGCTGTCGGTCGACTATCGCCTGGCGCCGGAGCACCGGTTCCCGGTGGCGATCGAGGATTGCCTGGCGGTCTGGCGCCATGTCACGGCCGATCCCGGCGACTATGGCGCCGATCCGGCCCGGATCGGGGTCGGCGGCGACAGCGCCGGCGGCCATCTGTCCGCCGTGGTCAGCCAGCAGGCGAAGGCGGCGGGCCTGCCCCTGCCCAGGCACCAGTTGCTGATCTATCCGGTGACAGACGTCTCGCGCGAATGGGCCTCGCACGAGACCTATGCCGAAGGGTTCCTGCTGACCAAGGCGGCCATGCACTGGTTCATGGGCCATTTCCTGCCCGACGACGCGGATCGCACCGATGCCCGGGTCTCGCCCCTGAAGGCGGACAGCATGGACGGCCTGCCGGCCGCGACCGTGATCATCGCCGGCTTCGACCCCCTGCAGGACGAAGGCCGCGCCTATGCCGCGGCGCTGGCCGGCGCCGGCGTTGCGGTCAAAGTGCTCGAATTCGACACTCTGACCCATGGTTTCGTCTCGCTGCCCGGCGTCGTCGGCAGCGCCGACCGGGCTTTGCAGGAAATTTCATCGGCAATTCGGGCGAATTTGGTCAACTGA
- a CDS encoding DUF1398 domain-containing protein, with protein sequence MDADRIAIAEACLRAAHDGSLSFPEIVGRLAGAGFEGYAVDYRRHAQIFYRPDGDSVALAMPGGRGPVAAAFAAAGIEALVRWAQSGSADYRYEAFSEGARAAGCAGYLVSFAGRRVVYYGRAAETHVEHFPR encoded by the coding sequence ATGGACGCGGACCGGATCGCCATTGCCGAAGCCTGCCTGAGGGCGGCCCATGACGGCAGCCTGAGTTTCCCTGAAATCGTCGGCCGGTTGGCCGGAGCCGGTTTCGAGGGTTATGCGGTGGACTATCGTCGCCATGCCCAGATTTTCTACCGGCCGGACGGCGATAGCGTGGCCCTGGCCATGCCCGGGGGCCGGGGGCCGGTGGCGGCCGCCTTCGCCGCCGCCGGGATCGAAGCGCTGGTCCGCTGGGCCCAGTCGGGTTCGGCGGACTATCGCTACGAGGCTTTTTCCGAAGGGGCCAGGGCGGCGGGCTGTGCCGGTTATCTGGTCTCTTTTGCCGGCCGCCGCGTCGTCTACTATGGCCGCGCCGCCGAAACCCATGTGGAGCATTTCCCCCGATAG
- a CDS encoding YdcF family protein gives MFFVAAKLFWLVAAPLNLAVLLGLGAVAGILCRCPRLARRLAAAALAVLLLAAATPLGPYAAAVLERRFVPAPALPAAIAGILVLGGGIDTERSLGWGRPILGAEAERLTALIDLGRRYPEAPVIYAGGFGGLGTVARTEAAFARDFLLAAGFDLTRVAFDGRSRNTRENAVEARMLAGDSAGRPWVLVTGALHMPRAVAVFRHEGWQVIPWPVAPVTPGPDAMPWTPLDTAATLGQSTRALREWIGLAAYRAAGYTATLLPK, from the coding sequence ATGTTCTTCGTCGCCGCGAAACTGTTCTGGCTGGTCGCGGCCCCGCTCAATCTGGCGGTCCTGCTCGGCCTCGGCGCCGTGGCCGGTATCCTGTGCCGGTGCCCGCGGCTGGCCCGGCGGCTGGCCGCGGCAGCCTTGGCCGTGCTGTTGCTGGCGGCGGCGACGCCGCTCGGCCCCTATGCCGCCGCCGTGCTGGAACGGCGCTTTGTCCCGGCCCCGGCCCTGCCGGCAGCGATTGCCGGGATCCTCGTCCTTGGCGGCGGCATCGACACCGAACGCTCGCTCGGCTGGGGCCGGCCCATCCTCGGCGCCGAGGCCGAGCGGCTGACCGCCCTCATCGACCTCGGCCGGCGCTATCCCGAGGCCCCCGTGATCTATGCCGGCGGCTTCGGCGGCCTCGGCACGGTCGCGCGGACCGAGGCCGCTTTCGCCCGCGACTTCCTCCTCGCCGCCGGCTTCGACCTGACCCGGGTCGCCTTCGACGGCCGCTCGCGCAATACCCGCGAAAACGCCGTCGAGGCCCGCATGCTGGCCGGCGACAGCGCCGGCCGCCCCTGGGTCCTGGTCACCGGCGCCCTGCACATGCCGCGCGCCGTCGCCGTCTTCCGGCACGAGGGCTGGCAGGTGATCCCCTGGCCGGTCGCGCCCGTCACCCCGGGGCCGGACGCGATGCCCTGGACCCCGCTCGACACCGCCGCCACCCTCGGGCAATCGACCCGGGCGCTGCGCGAATGGATCGGGCTCGCCGCCTATCGCGCCGCCGGCTATACCGCGACCCTGCTGCCTAAATAG
- a CDS encoding acyl-CoA dehydrogenase C-terminal domain-containing protein, with amino-acid sequence MPSYKAPVDDIRFVLHDVLTIEKYSNLPGFADAPRDVVDAVLEEGAKLCERVLAPINQSGDQEGCKIADGVVTTPKGFKEAYKTFIDGGWSGITSDPEYGGQGMPYVLGFAVNEFVSASNMAFGMYPGLSHGAYEAIHVWGTDEQKQTYLPKLVSGEWTGTMNLTEPHCGTDLGLLRTRAEPQADGSYKVTGTKIFISAGEQDLSDNIIHLVLAKIPGGPEGVKGISLFIVPKFMVGADGSLGARNAVKAGNIEHKMGIIGNATCVMNYDGATGFLIGEAHKGLRAMFTMMNAARLGVGVQGLAQAEVAYQNAAAYAKERLQARSISGTKFPDKPADPIIVHPDVRRMLLSIRAFVEGARAFYLWTGLKIDLAHRDPDATVREANEDIVALVTPVVKGYLTDKGFESAVNAQQVFGGHGYIKEWGMEQFVRDARITQIYEGANGVQALDLVGRKLGHKGGQPLMAYIGEIERFIAENQGNEGLKPFLDGLRASTDDLRDGAMWFMQNALANPDNAGAGSVEYMHLFGIQVLAYMWALMAKVALEAKAAGTATEFHDNKLIVGRFFVARVVPDTKALLAKLSAGADTIMALDAANF; translated from the coding sequence ATGCCCAGTTACAAGGCGCCCGTCGACGATATCCGTTTCGTCCTGCACGACGTGCTGACCATCGAGAAATATTCCAACCTGCCGGGCTTCGCCGATGCCCCCCGGGACGTGGTGGACGCCGTCCTCGAGGAAGGCGCCAAGCTGTGCGAGCGCGTGCTGGCCCCTATCAACCAGTCGGGCGACCAGGAAGGCTGCAAGATCGCCGACGGCGTGGTGACGACGCCGAAGGGCTTCAAGGAAGCCTATAAGACCTTCATCGACGGCGGCTGGTCGGGCATCACCTCGGACCCCGAATACGGCGGCCAGGGCATGCCCTATGTGCTCGGCTTTGCCGTCAACGAATTCGTCTCGGCGTCGAACATGGCGTTCGGCATGTATCCGGGCCTGTCCCACGGCGCCTATGAGGCGATCCATGTCTGGGGCACCGACGAGCAGAAGCAGACCTACCTGCCGAAGCTGGTGTCGGGCGAATGGACCGGCACCATGAACCTGACCGAGCCGCATTGCGGCACCGACCTCGGCCTGCTGCGCACCCGCGCCGAGCCGCAGGCCGACGGCAGCTACAAGGTCACCGGCACCAAGATCTTCATCTCGGCCGGCGAGCAGGACCTGTCGGACAATATCATCCATCTCGTGCTGGCCAAGATCCCGGGCGGGCCGGAAGGCGTGAAGGGCATCTCGCTCTTCATCGTGCCGAAGTTCATGGTCGGGGCCGACGGCTCGCTCGGTGCGCGCAACGCGGTGAAGGCCGGCAACATCGAGCACAAGATGGGCATCATCGGCAATGCCACCTGCGTCATGAATTACGACGGGGCGACCGGCTTCCTGATCGGCGAGGCGCACAAGGGCCTGCGCGCCATGTTCACCATGATGAACGCCGCCCGTCTCGGCGTCGGCGTGCAGGGTCTCGCCCAGGCCGAGGTCGCCTATCAGAACGCCGCCGCCTATGCCAAGGAACGGCTCCAGGCGCGCTCGATCTCGGGCACCAAGTTCCCGGACAAGCCGGCCGATCCGATCATCGTGCATCCGGACGTGCGCCGCATGCTGCTGTCGATCCGCGCCTTCGTCGAGGGCGCCCGCGCCTTCTACCTCTGGACCGGCCTGAAGATCGACCTCGCCCACCGCGACCCCGATGCCACCGTGCGCGAGGCCAACGAGGATATCGTCGCCCTGGTCACCCCGGTCGTGAAGGGTTACCTGACCGACAAGGGCTTCGAGTCGGCGGTCAACGCCCAGCAGGTGTTCGGCGGCCACGGCTACATCAAGGAATGGGGGATGGAGCAGTTCGTCCGCGATGCCCGCATCACCCAGATCTACGAAGGTGCCAACGGCGTGCAGGCGCTCGACCTCGTCGGCCGCAAGCTCGGCCACAAGGGCGGCCAGCCGCTGATGGCCTATATCGGCGAGATCGAGCGCTTCATCGCCGAGAACCAGGGCAACGAGGGGCTGAAGCCCTTCCTCGACGGCCTGCGCGCCTCGACCGACGACCTCCGCGACGGCGCCATGTGGTTCATGCAGAACGCCCTGGCCAACCCGGACAATGCGGGCGCCGGCTCGGTCGAATACATGCACCTCTTCGGCATCCAGGTCCTCGCCTATATGTGGGCGCTGATGGCCAAGGTGGCGCTGGAGGCGAAGGCCGCCGGCACGGCGACCGAATTCCACGACAACAAGCTGATCGTCGGGCGTTTCTTCGTCGCCCGCGTCGTCCCCGATACCAAGGCCCTGCTGGCGAAACTGTCGGCCGGCGCCGACACGATCATGGCCCTCGACGCGGCCAACTTCTGA
- a CDS encoding OmpP1/FadL family transporter, whose product MLRPVSASSRATLTLALAAGAALGAAFPASATVGYFSHGYGVQAKGIAGAAIAYPKDSIAIAANPAGAAFLGDRFDIGVEVFSPDRGATIAGNGAGPDQHYDGSDTEFFAIPELGYIRQVSDTLSLGVAVYGNGGMNTDYGTNPFGRFGAQGAAGVNLEQLIVSPTIAYEFLPGHAVGASLNVSYQRFEAKGIGLFAGFSQDPAHVSNQGVDDAFGYGFRIGYLGDITPWLSIGLNYQTKTWSQEFEKYRGLFADQGDFDIPAHYGLGVTLKAPYGLDLTGEVQRIEYSGVGAVGNPVNSLFQGVPLGADNGPGFGWDDVTVFRLGANYRVNGNWQVRGGWAYVTDPIPADQTFLNTLAPGVVQHHFTLGATWNSDGGLELSAYGLYAPKVRVDGENSIPPGFAGGNANIDLSEIAVGVAVGYKFGSR is encoded by the coding sequence ATGCTCCGCCCCGTCAGCGCGTCTTCCCGCGCCACCCTCACGCTTGCCCTCGCCGCCGGCGCCGCCCTGGGGGCGGCCTTCCCGGCTTCGGCCACGGTCGGCTATTTCTCCCATGGCTATGGCGTGCAGGCGAAGGGTATCGCCGGCGCCGCCATCGCCTATCCCAAGGATTCGATCGCGATCGCTGCCAACCCGGCGGGCGCGGCCTTCCTCGGCGACCGTTTCGATATCGGCGTCGAAGTGTTCAGCCCCGACCGGGGCGCCACCATCGCCGGCAACGGCGCCGGCCCGGACCAGCATTACGACGGCAGCGACACCGAATTCTTCGCCATTCCGGAACTGGGCTATATCCGCCAGGTCAGCGATACCCTGTCGCTCGGCGTCGCGGTCTATGGCAACGGCGGCATGAACACCGATTACGGCACCAATCCCTTCGGCCGTTTCGGCGCCCAGGGTGCCGCCGGGGTCAATCTCGAACAATTGATCGTCTCGCCCACCATCGCCTATGAATTCCTGCCCGGCCATGCCGTCGGCGCCTCGCTGAACGTCAGCTACCAGCGTTTCGAGGCCAAGGGCATCGGCCTGTTCGCCGGCTTCTCCCAGGATCCGGCCCATGTCTCGAACCAGGGCGTCGACGATGCCTTCGGCTATGGTTTCCGCATCGGCTATCTCGGCGACATCACCCCCTGGCTCAGCATCGGCCTGAACTATCAGACCAAGACCTGGTCGCAGGAATTCGAGAAATACCGCGGCCTGTTCGCCGACCAGGGCGATTTCGACATTCCGGCACACTATGGCCTGGGCGTGACCCTGAAGGCGCCCTACGGCCTGGACCTGACGGGCGAGGTCCAGCGCATCGAATATTCGGGTGTCGGCGCCGTCGGCAATCCGGTGAACAGCCTGTTCCAGGGCGTGCCGCTCGGTGCCGACAACGGCCCGGGCTTCGGCTGGGACGATGTCACCGTCTTCCGCCTGGGCGCCAATTACCGGGTGAACGGGAACTGGCAGGTCCGCGGCGGCTGGGCCTATGTCACCGATCCGATCCCGGCCGACCAGACCTTCCTCAACACCCTGGCCCCCGGCGTGGTGCAGCATCACTTCACCCTGGGCGCCACCTGGAACAGCGACGGCGGCCTGGAACTCAGCGCCTATGGCCTTTACGCCCCCAAGGTGCGGGTCGACGGCGAGAATTCGATCCCGCCCGGCTTCGCCGGCGGCAATGCCAATATCGACCTGTCGGAAATCGCGGTCGGCGTCGCCGTCGGCTACAAGTTCGGCAGCCGCTGA
- a CDS encoding MerR family transcriptional regulator — protein sequence MKAGAEPAGSKTYSITQLSEEFSVTPRAIRFYEDKGLLHPRRDGQTRIYSQRDWVRLLLILRGKRVGFSLAELRDILDLYDLGDGQTEQIRRTLLIARNKAASLERQRQDIDQTLVELTNACGFLEGLLKERGIDPHQPVAAPKRRKVGTA from the coding sequence ATGAAGGCAGGGGCTGAACCCGCGGGGTCGAAAACCTATTCGATCACCCAGCTGTCGGAAGAATTCAGCGTGACGCCCCGCGCCATCCGCTTCTATGAGGACAAGGGCCTGCTGCACCCGCGCCGGGATGGCCAGACCCGGATCTATTCGCAGCGCGACTGGGTGCGGCTGCTGCTGATCCTGCGCGGCAAGCGGGTGGGCTTCTCGCTGGCCGAACTGCGCGACATTCTGGATCTCTACGATCTCGGCGACGGCCAGACCGAACAGATCCGCCGCACCCTTCTGATCGCTCGCAACAAGGCCGCGAGCCTGGAGCGCCAGCGCCAGGACATCGACCAGACCCTGGTGGAGCTGACCAATGCCTGCGGCTTCCTCGAGGGCCTGCTGAAGGAGCGGGGCATCGACCCCCATCAGCCGGTCGCCGCGCCGAAGCGCAGGAAGGTCGGCACGGCGTGA
- a CDS encoding TIGR02186 family protein, which yields MRARLALLLFAGLLLGLPARADTLMTDLSQRLIAITSSFTGSSILVFGAVVADGPGKRDVVVVLRGPDQGIRVRRKERAFGIWVNTDAHPFAGIPAFYAVASTRPLAQIGAASHLARHQIGLEALKLRERDRPEGEEITADVLPFREAILRLKQRATLYSPQVQPVTFVGPSLFRAEFHFPSNVPVGSYKAEIYLFKDGDLVGANSSALFVDKTGVERWIYKAALNYPALYGLAAVAVAVAFGWGAAIVFRRT from the coding sequence GTGAGGGCGCGCCTCGCCCTCCTGCTGTTCGCCGGCCTGCTGCTCGGCCTGCCGGCGCGGGCCGACACGCTGATGACCGACCTGTCGCAGCGCCTGATCGCCATCACCTCCAGCTTCACCGGCTCCTCCATCCTGGTCTTCGGCGCCGTGGTCGCCGACGGGCCGGGCAAGCGCGATGTGGTGGTCGTGCTGCGCGGGCCCGACCAGGGGATCCGGGTGCGGCGCAAGGAACGGGCCTTCGGCATCTGGGTGAACACGGACGCCCATCCCTTCGCCGGCATTCCCGCCTTCTATGCCGTCGCCTCGACACGGCCCCTGGCCCAGATCGGTGCCGCCTCCCATCTCGCCCGTCACCAGATCGGCCTCGAGGCGCTGAAGCTCCGCGAGCGCGACCGCCCGGAGGGGGAGGAGATCACCGCCGACGTCCTGCCCTTCCGCGAGGCGATCCTGCGCCTGAAGCAGCGCGCCACGCTTTATTCGCCCCAGGTCCAGCCGGTCACCTTCGTCGGCCCCAGCCTGTTCCGGGCGGAGTTCCACTTCCCCTCCAACGTGCCCGTGGGCAGCTACAAGGCCGAGATCTATCTGTTCAAGGACGGCGATCTGGTCGGCGCCAATTCCTCCGCCCTCTTCGTCGACAAGACCGGGGTGGAGCGCTGGATCTACAAGGCCGCGCTCAACTATCCCGCGCTCTACGGCCTTGCCGCCGTCGCCGTCGCCGTCGCCTTCGGCTGGGGTGCCGCCATCGTCTTCCGCCGCACCTGA
- a CDS encoding PaaI family thioesterase has translation MANMAGLIETIIVAAPLARRLGIRLLAVGDGRLELALPFSPDNVTVGNTVHGGAIASLIDIVGAGLSCLVADPERHTGGATATLDVNYLRPALGIDLVGRGVILRAGRTSLVSEVEVRAPDDRLIAKGTVNSTLF, from the coding sequence ATGGCGAATATGGCCGGGCTGATCGAAACCATCATCGTGGCGGCGCCGCTGGCCCGCCGCCTCGGCATCCGCCTGCTGGCCGTGGGCGACGGCCGCCTGGAGCTTGCCCTGCCCTTCTCGCCGGACAATGTCACGGTGGGGAACACGGTTCACGGCGGCGCCATCGCCAGCCTGATCGACATCGTCGGCGCCGGCCTGTCCTGCCTCGTCGCCGATCCGGAACGGCACACGGGCGGCGCCACCGCCACCCTGGACGTCAACTACCTGCGCCCCGCCCTCGGCATCGACCTGGTCGGCCGGGGCGTGATCCTGCGCGCCGGCCGCACCTCCCTCGTCAGCGAGGTCGAGGTCCGCGCCCCCGACGACCGGCTGATCGCCAAGGGCACGGTCAACAGCACACTCTTTTAA
- a CDS encoding DUF962 domain-containing protein gives MTSNRPQRLETYAEFFPYYLQEHAKPATRALHYIGTGLSFGFLAAAIATGNGWWLAGMPLAGYFFAWVAHFGIEKNRPATFTYPLWSLVSDYRMFFLWAGGRLGRHLRAAGVTD, from the coding sequence ATGACCAGCAACCGGCCGCAGCGGCTCGAAACCTACGCCGAATTCTTTCCCTACTACCTTCAGGAACATGCCAAGCCGGCAACCCGGGCGCTGCATTATATCGGCACCGGCCTGAGCTTCGGCTTCCTGGCGGCGGCGATCGCGACCGGCAACGGCTGGTGGCTGGCGGGCATGCCGCTGGCCGGCTATTTCTTCGCCTGGGTCGCGCATTTCGGCATCGAGAAGAACCGCCCGGCCACGTTCACCTATCCGCTGTGGTCGCTGGTCTCGGACTACCGGATGTTCTTCCTCTGGGCCGGCGGGCGGCTCGGCCGCCATCTTCGGGCGGCCGGGGTTACGGACTGA
- a CDS encoding TetR/AcrR family transcriptional regulator, which yields MTQGLAATQDLPVIDTEDEAEDALQAGKRATTKAQNRSQILAAAREVFASLGYEATTVRDIIRRTSLASGTFYNYFPTKEAVFRAVVEDSARRVRQRLRAERRSARSFQDFCYQAYLTYFRYVVEDRPTYDLMRRNMAAIASVFASPELAEGRDELREDIADAVVRRLLPPTTDADMLTLAIHGIAVNLAARMIETGDNDVERAARFATGLLVAGALGGWAAPPQS from the coding sequence ATGACACAGGGGCTGGCGGCGACACAGGATCTGCCGGTGATCGACACCGAGGACGAGGCGGAGGACGCCCTGCAGGCCGGCAAGCGTGCGACCACCAAGGCGCAGAACCGGTCCCAGATCCTGGCGGCGGCGCGGGAAGTCTTCGCCAGTCTCGGCTATGAGGCGACGACGGTGCGCGACATCATCCGCCGCACCTCGCTGGCCTCGGGAACCTTCTATAATTATTTCCCGACCAAGGAGGCGGTGTTCCGCGCCGTGGTCGAGGACAGCGCCCGCCGCGTGCGCCAGCGCCTGCGGGCGGAGCGGCGCTCGGCCCGCAGTTTCCAGGATTTCTGCTATCAGGCCTATCTGACCTATTTCCGCTATGTCGTCGAGGATCGCCCGACCTACGACCTGATGCGGCGGAACATGGCGGCGATCGCCTCGGTTTTCGCCAGCCCGGAACTGGCCGAGGGGCGGGACGAACTGCGCGAGGATATCGCCGATGCGGTGGTGCGCCGCCTGCTACCGCCGACGACCGACGCCGACATGCTGACCCTGGCCATTCACGGCATCGCGGTCAATCTGGCCGCGCGCATGATCGAGACCGGGGACAATGACGTCGAGCGGGCGGCCCGTTTCGCCACCGGTCTTCTCGTCGCCGGCGCGCTGGGCGGCTGGGCCGCCCCGCCGCAATCCTGA